From Streptomyces sp. TLI_105, the proteins below share one genomic window:
- a CDS encoding PspA/IM30 family protein, protein MSSKQTILGRVTQLAKANINALLDQAEDPQKMLDQLIRDYANNIAEAEEAVAATIGNLRLMEQDHREDVAAAKEWGDKALAASRKADELRSGGQTAEADRFDNLAKVALGRQLQSEKEARTAEPTIAAQTDVVEKLRTGLDRMKEKLGELKAKRDELVARAKSAQAQNRMMDAVRSVDVLDPTSELSRFEDKVRREEARALGRQELAASSLDAQFEQLDALGDSAEIEARLAALKA, encoded by the coding sequence ATGAGCAGCAAGCAGACCATTCTCGGCCGGGTCACCCAGCTGGCGAAGGCCAACATCAACGCCCTCCTCGACCAGGCGGAGGATCCGCAGAAGATGCTGGACCAGCTGATCCGCGACTACGCGAACAACATCGCGGAGGCGGAGGAGGCGGTGGCCGCGACCATCGGCAACCTCCGGCTGATGGAGCAGGACCATCGGGAGGACGTGGCCGCGGCGAAGGAGTGGGGCGACAAGGCGCTCGCCGCGAGCCGCAAGGCGGACGAACTGCGGAGCGGCGGGCAGACGGCGGAGGCGGACCGCTTCGACAACCTGGCGAAGGTGGCGCTGGGCCGCCAGCTCCAGTCGGAGAAGGAGGCGCGGACGGCGGAGCCGACGATCGCCGCGCAGACCGACGTGGTGGAGAAGCTCAGGACGGGGCTCGACCGGATGAAGGAGAAGCTGGGCGAGCTGAAGGCCAAGCGGGACGAGCTGGTGGCCCGCGCGAAGTCGGCCCAGGCGCAGAACCGCATGATGGACGCCGTGCGGAGCGTCGACGTGCTCGACCCGACGAGCGAGCTGAGCCGCTTCGAGGACAAGGTGCGCCGGGAGGAGGCCCGGGCCCTGGGCCGGCAGGAGCTCGCCGCCTCCTCCCTGGACGCCCAGTTCGAGCAGCTGGACGCGCTCGGCGACAGCGCCGAGATCGAGGCCCGGCTGGCCGCGCTCAAGGCCTGA
- a CDS encoding TPM domain-containing protein: MTRIATRALAAVLVAAWWILVPAVHGAHADDPVVLSRDGQITDRVGALGDRRASVVQALDRLYEERRVQLFVVYVRDFSGRSGQNWADATAERNALGLDDVLLAVATHDRQYGYSADPGSRLTQAQLDEVARTAIEPALRRNDWAGAAIGAANGYAAVLAGRPVPTPTLTPGPADPGAAADDGTSTTDLVLPVVLVGGAGAVAAYAYAKRRRRAETRTTPRGGQGWGPPKEPAPPSLDELDGQARRTLVATDDAIRTSQEELGFASAQFGEEAVRPFTEAVDFAEEQLTASFRLRQKLDDSFPEDDPTRRAVLDEILRRCAEANARLDAETEDFDRLRALEHTAPEALAGVEAAFREQTGRIGTAEAALTSMRERYAETAAAPVAGDVEQAKDRLVFATTHVNQARQRIDAGDNGGAAVHIRAAEGAVDQAARLIEAVDRRARDLAEAVGKLTGALAETDADLAEARGLLKGTAEGVSTADLQGRIARAEAVAAEVRRGVDAGRYDPIDALRRVEEADAALDEALEGARERESGTRRARVLLDQVMLTARSAIGAASDYITTHRGAVGSEARTRLAEARRRWEKARSLAAEDPQTALVEAQQADALARRAQDLAEQDVRTYGNPNGLGGVTGVGGSGGGGLGGAVLGGIVLGGLFGGGRGGGHGGSGGGGGGFGGGGFGGGPGSFGGSGTRGRLGGGGRF, translated from the coding sequence GTGACGCGAATAGCCACCCGAGCCCTTGCCGCGGTGCTGGTGGCGGCGTGGTGGATCCTCGTGCCCGCCGTACACGGCGCCCACGCCGACGACCCCGTCGTCCTGTCCCGGGACGGCCAGATCACCGACCGGGTCGGCGCCCTCGGCGACCGCCGCGCCTCCGTGGTCCAGGCCCTCGACCGGCTCTACGAGGAGCGGCGCGTCCAGCTCTTCGTCGTCTACGTACGGGACTTCTCCGGACGCTCGGGCCAGAACTGGGCCGACGCCACCGCGGAGCGCAACGCGCTCGGCCTCGACGACGTCCTGCTCGCCGTCGCCACCCACGACCGGCAGTACGGCTACTCGGCCGACCCCGGCTCCCGCCTCACCCAGGCCCAGCTCGACGAGGTCGCGCGGACCGCGATCGAACCGGCCCTGCGACGGAACGACTGGGCGGGCGCCGCCATCGGCGCGGCGAACGGCTACGCCGCCGTCCTCGCCGGCCGGCCCGTCCCCACCCCGACGCTCACCCCCGGCCCCGCCGACCCCGGCGCCGCCGCCGACGACGGCACCTCGACGACCGACCTCGTCCTGCCCGTGGTCCTCGTCGGCGGCGCGGGAGCCGTGGCGGCCTACGCGTACGCCAAGCGGCGACGGCGCGCCGAGACCCGCACCACGCCTCGGGGCGGGCAGGGCTGGGGCCCTCCGAAGGAACCCGCGCCGCCGTCCCTGGACGAGCTCGACGGACAGGCCCGCCGGACGCTGGTCGCCACCGACGACGCCATCCGCACCAGCCAGGAGGAACTCGGCTTCGCCTCCGCCCAGTTCGGCGAGGAGGCGGTGCGCCCCTTCACCGAGGCCGTCGACTTCGCCGAGGAGCAGCTGACGGCCTCGTTCCGGCTGCGGCAGAAGCTCGACGACTCCTTCCCCGAGGACGACCCGACCCGCCGGGCCGTGCTGGACGAGATCCTCCGCCGCTGCGCCGAGGCGAACGCGCGCCTCGACGCCGAGACGGAGGACTTCGACCGGCTCCGGGCCCTGGAGCACACGGCCCCGGAGGCGCTGGCCGGGGTGGAGGCGGCCTTCCGCGAGCAGACCGGGCGGATCGGGACGGCCGAGGCGGCGCTGACCTCGATGCGCGAGCGGTACGCCGAGACGGCGGCCGCGCCCGTCGCCGGCGACGTCGAGCAGGCGAAGGACCGGCTCGTGTTCGCGACGACCCACGTCAACCAGGCCCGCCAGCGGATCGACGCCGGTGACAACGGCGGGGCCGCCGTGCACATCCGGGCCGCCGAGGGCGCCGTGGACCAGGCGGCCCGGCTGATCGAGGCGGTGGACCGGCGGGCGCGGGACCTGGCCGAGGCCGTGGGAAAGCTGACGGGCGCGCTCGCGGAGACGGACGCGGACCTCGCGGAGGCCCGCGGACTGTTGAAGGGGACCGCCGAGGGGGTGTCCACGGCCGATCTCCAGGGCCGGATCGCCCGCGCCGAGGCGGTGGCCGCCGAGGTGCGGCGCGGGGTGGACGCCGGGCGGTACGACCCGATCGACGCCCTGCGCCGGGTCGAGGAGGCCGACGCGGCGCTCGACGAGGCGCTGGAGGGCGCGCGGGAGCGCGAGTCGGGGACGCGACGCGCCCGCGTGCTCCTCGATCAGGTGATGCTGACGGCCCGTTCGGCGATCGGGGCGGCGTCCGACTACATCACCACGCACCGGGGCGCGGTGGGCAGCGAGGCCCGTACGCGCCTCGCCGAGGCCCGGCGCCGCTGGGAGAAGGCGCGGTCGCTCGCCGCCGAGGACCCGCAGACGGCCCTCGTGGAGGCGCAGCAGGCGGACGCGCTGGCCCGGCGCGCCCAGGACCTCGCCGAGCAGGACGTCCGCACGTACGGGAATCCGAACGGCCTGGGCGGTGTGACGGGGGTGGGCGGAAGCGGTGGCGGCGGCCTCGGCGGTGCGGTGCTCGGCGGCATCGTCCTCGGCGGGCTGTTCGGCGGTGGGCGAGGAGGCGGACACGGCGGGTCCGGCGGAGGAGGGGGCGGTTTCGGGGGCGGAGGTTTCGGCGGCGGACCCGGCAGCTTCGGGGGCAGCGGCACGCGCGGCCGGCTGGGCGGCGGAGGCCGCTTCTGA
- a CDS encoding ATP-binding protein, with translation MIDTEGDRAEWNFPAEANAVRTARHAVRETLRAWELDTALGDVTVLLVSELVTNSLRYASGPIGVRLVRPHDDAADAAQTPALLVEVSDPLPDPPTERAPGPDDEGGRGLALVACSARRWGTRRGRTGKTVWFELALPGE, from the coding sequence GTGATCGACACCGAGGGCGACCGCGCGGAGTGGAACTTCCCGGCGGAGGCCAACGCCGTGCGTACGGCCCGCCACGCGGTGCGCGAGACCCTGCGTGCCTGGGAGCTCGACACGGCCCTCGGTGATGTGACCGTCCTGCTGGTCAGCGAGCTGGTGACCAACTCGCTGCGGTACGCCTCCGGCCCCATCGGCGTCCGCCTCGTCCGTCCCCACGACGACGCCGCCGACGCGGCGCAGACCCCGGCGCTCCTGGTGGAGGTCTCCGATCCGCTTCCGGATCCGCCGACCGAGCGGGCCCCGGGACCCGACGACGAGGGGGGCCGGGGCCTCGCGCTCGTGGCCTGTTCCGCTCGCCGCTGGGGGACCCGTAGAGGAAGGACGGGCAAAACCGTATGGTTCGAGCTGGCTCTCCCTGGTGAGTAA
- a CDS encoding SpoIIE family protein phosphatase gives MSEIPETASGGVVWQSSPPGSIYDYIRVASFSIGPDGLVEQWSRRAVDLFGVTAEEARGKDPVEAFMPADLRERGHRRVKEILDGKEWTGLVPFRMPGEDRPRGIAEMYVMPSETQTGERAALCIVVDVRALRRIETDLAASQAIFGQSPFGFLLFGTDLTVKRANRRFATVFGGEADDHRGRTVHDYLGRAEADRMTTALRKVLETGESVTDFQIVGAAPGARDRRHWSINLYRVHSGSGRPIGVAGLGIDVTRRHNAAREAASARRNLALLNEAGARIGNSLDLEATARELLDVAVPGFCDLASVDLYQGLLTGDEAPPGRWGNSHDVGYGAGSAELRRVAFASAVSDTPLRTDEGHGPDSGCPGPVSIEVGAVHRYPFNSPCAGALRTGRIRTVPGSDGDLVQSTLVVPMTAHDTVVGLVQFSRAKGSEPFGERDRALAVELAARAAVCIDNARLYRREHERALILQRSLLPPGDPEAAGLDIACRYLPGTTATEVGGDWFDVIELPGHRTALVIGDVMGRGLRAAVAMGELRTAVRTLAQLDLEPAEVLSHLDEIARGLGAPIGAQQSRTHKNRGPELSEVYLATCVYAVYDPVTRRCTFANAGHLPPVLVEPGEEAMLLDVPPGMPLGVGGEPFEEVEVELPEGALLALYTDGLVESREHPLDEGLQAFRRALTDPARPLEDVCDRVLTSLNTGHGEDDIALLMARIQGLPSEAVGDWQLPREPRSVGRARELARAQLAAWDLEPLVDTVELLVSELVTNALRYGEGEIRLRLLRDRTLVCEVWDSGLVQPRRRRARDTDEGGRGLQLVGLLSASWGSRRTPRGKTVWFELALPDGEGAAEPTVEQLLSMF, from the coding sequence GTGAGCGAGATACCTGAGACGGCGAGCGGCGGCGTCGTGTGGCAGAGCAGCCCGCCCGGCTCCATCTATGACTACATCCGGGTGGCGTCCTTCTCGATCGGGCCCGACGGCCTCGTCGAGCAGTGGAGCCGAAGGGCCGTGGACCTCTTCGGGGTCACCGCGGAGGAGGCCAGGGGCAAGGACCCCGTCGAGGCCTTCATGCCCGCCGACCTGCGCGAGCGCGGCCACCGACGGGTCAAGGAGATCCTCGACGGCAAGGAGTGGACGGGCCTCGTCCCCTTCCGCATGCCCGGCGAGGACCGGCCCCGGGGCATCGCCGAGATGTACGTCATGCCGAGCGAGACCCAGACCGGGGAACGGGCCGCGCTGTGCATCGTCGTCGACGTGCGCGCCCTGCGCCGCATCGAGACCGACCTCGCCGCCTCCCAGGCGATATTCGGCCAATCCCCCTTCGGCTTCCTCCTCTTCGGCACGGACCTCACCGTAAAGCGGGCCAACCGGCGCTTCGCCACCGTCTTCGGCGGCGAGGCCGACGACCACCGGGGCCGTACCGTCCACGACTACCTGGGCCGCGCCGAGGCCGACCGGATGACCACCGCCCTCCGGAAGGTCCTGGAGACCGGCGAGTCCGTCACCGACTTCCAGATCGTCGGCGCCGCCCCCGGCGCCAGGGACCGTCGCCACTGGTCCATCAACCTCTACCGCGTGCACAGCGGCTCCGGCCGCCCGATCGGGGTCGCCGGACTCGGCATCGACGTCACCCGCCGGCACAACGCCGCCAGGGAGGCCGCCAGCGCCCGCCGCAACCTCGCCCTGCTCAACGAGGCCGGCGCCCGCATCGGCAACTCCCTCGACCTGGAGGCCACCGCCCGCGAGCTCCTCGACGTCGCCGTCCCCGGCTTCTGCGACCTCGCCTCCGTCGACCTCTACCAGGGCCTCCTCACCGGCGACGAGGCACCGCCCGGCCGCTGGGGGAACTCCCACGACGTCGGCTACGGCGCGGGCAGCGCCGAACTCCGCAGGGTCGCCTTCGCCAGCGCCGTCTCCGACACCCCCCTCAGGACCGACGAGGGGCACGGCCCGGACAGCGGCTGCCCAGGTCCCGTGTCCATCGAGGTCGGGGCCGTCCACCGCTACCCGTTCAACTCGCCCTGCGCCGGAGCCCTGCGCACCGGACGCATCCGGACGGTCCCGGGCTCCGACGGGGACCTCGTCCAGTCCACCCTGGTCGTCCCGATGACCGCCCACGACACCGTCGTCGGCCTCGTCCAGTTCTCCCGCGCCAAGGGCAGCGAGCCCTTCGGGGAGCGCGACCGGGCCCTCGCCGTCGAACTCGCCGCCCGCGCCGCCGTCTGCATCGACAACGCGCGTCTCTACCGCCGCGAGCACGAGCGGGCCCTCATCCTCCAGCGCAGCCTGCTCCCGCCCGGCGACCCCGAGGCCGCGGGACTCGACATCGCCTGCCGCTACCTCCCCGGCACCACCGCCACCGAGGTCGGCGGCGACTGGTTCGACGTCATCGAACTCCCCGGCCACCGCACCGCCCTCGTCATCGGCGACGTCATGGGCCGCGGCCTGCGCGCCGCCGTCGCCATGGGCGAACTCCGCACCGCCGTCCGCACCCTCGCCCAGCTCGACCTGGAGCCCGCCGAGGTCCTCTCCCACCTCGACGAGATCGCCCGCGGCCTGGGCGCCCCCATCGGCGCCCAGCAGTCCCGCACCCACAAGAACCGGGGACCCGAACTCTCCGAGGTCTACCTCGCCACCTGCGTCTACGCCGTCTACGACCCGGTCACCCGCCGCTGCACCTTCGCCAACGCCGGGCACCTCCCGCCGGTGCTCGTCGAACCGGGCGAGGAGGCCATGCTCCTCGACGTACCCCCCGGCATGCCGCTCGGCGTCGGCGGGGAGCCCTTCGAGGAGGTCGAGGTCGAACTGCCCGAGGGCGCCCTCCTCGCCCTCTACACCGACGGGCTCGTCGAGTCCCGCGAGCACCCCCTGGACGAAGGCCTCCAGGCCTTCCGGCGCGCCCTCACCGACCCGGCCCGCCCCCTGGAGGACGTCTGCGACCGGGTCCTCACCAGCCTGAACACCGGTCACGGCGAGGACGACATCGCCCTCCTCATGGCCAGGATCCAGGGGCTGCCCAGCGAGGCGGTCGGCGACTGGCAACTGCCCAGGGAACCCCGCTCGGTCGGCCGGGCCCGCGAACTCGCCCGCGCCCAGCTCGCGGCCTGGGACCTCGAACCGCTCGTCGACACCGTCGAACTCCTCGTCAGCGAACTCGTCACCAACGCCCTGCGCTACGGCGAGGGCGAGATCCGGCTGCGCCTGCTGCGGGACCGCACCCTCGTCTGCGAGGTCTGGGACTCCGGCCTGGTCCAGCCACGGCGCCGCAGGGCCCGGGACACCGACGAGGGCGGCCGCGGCCTCCAGCTCGTCGGGCTGCTCTCCGCCTCCTGGGGCTCCCGCCGCACCCCGCGCGGCAAGACCGTCTGGTTCGAACTGGCCCTGCCGGACGGCGAGGGGGCGGCGGAGCCCACGGTGGAGCAGCTCCTCAGCATGTTCTGA
- a CDS encoding GntR family transcriptional regulator, translating into MTFGEQPAYLRVASDLREKIANGSLPPHTRLPSQARIREEYGVSDTVALEARKVLMAEGLVEGRSGSGTYVRERPVPRRIARSGYRPASGASPFRQEQAAEGTRGTWESNSEQEPASVEVAERLGIEPGERVMRTRYVYRDGGEPMMVSTSWEPLAVTGRTPVMLPEEGPLGGCGVVERMAAIDVVVDNVVEEVGARPGLAEELLALGGVPGHVVMVVERTYYASGRAVETADVVVPADRYRLTYHLPVR; encoded by the coding sequence GTGACGTTCGGTGAGCAGCCCGCCTACCTGCGCGTGGCGAGCGATCTGCGGGAGAAGATCGCCAACGGCTCGCTTCCACCGCATACCCGCCTCCCCTCGCAGGCACGCATCCGCGAGGAGTACGGGGTGTCGGACACCGTCGCGCTGGAAGCCCGCAAGGTGCTCATGGCCGAGGGGCTCGTGGAAGGGCGGTCGGGCTCGGGGACCTATGTGCGCGAGCGTCCCGTGCCCCGGCGGATCGCCCGCTCCGGCTACCGTCCCGCGTCCGGCGCCAGCCCCTTCCGCCAGGAGCAGGCCGCCGAGGGGACCCGCGGCACCTGGGAGTCGAACAGCGAGCAGGAGCCGGCGAGCGTCGAGGTGGCCGAGCGGCTCGGCATCGAGCCGGGGGAGCGGGTGATGCGGACGCGGTACGTGTACCGGGACGGGGGCGAGCCCATGATGGTCTCCACCTCCTGGGAGCCCCTCGCCGTCACCGGCCGGACCCCCGTCATGCTGCCCGAGGAGGGCCCCCTGGGCGGCTGCGGCGTCGTCGAGCGCATGGCGGCCATCGACGTGGTCGTGGACAACGTGGTGGAGGAGGTGGGGGCCCGGCCCGGCCTCGCGGAGGAGCTCCTCGCCCTCGGCGGGGTGCCGGGGCACGTGGTCATGGTCGTGGAGCGCACGTACTACGCCTCGGGCCGCGCCGTCGAGACGGCCGACGTCGTCGTCCCGGCCGACCGCTACCGCCTCACGTACCACCTGCCGGTGCGCTGA
- a CDS encoding (deoxy)nucleoside triphosphate pyrophosphohydrolase has protein sequence MTERTTDPAAPHEHHRDAGPGQGAGVVVVVAGALYDRGRLLAARRSAPVELAGRWELPGGKLEPGERPEEALVRELREELGVEVEPGERLPGEWPLKPGYVLRVWTARLLSGEPRPLEDHDELRWLSRGELDSVDWLDQDRPAVAEAALRLPAAPADGARD, from the coding sequence ATGACGGAACGCACCACCGACCCCGCCGCGCCCCACGAGCACCACCGCGACGCCGGCCCCGGCCAGGGGGCCGGCGTCGTGGTCGTCGTCGCGGGCGCCCTGTACGACCGGGGGCGGCTGCTCGCCGCGCGCCGCAGCGCCCCCGTCGAGCTCGCCGGCCGCTGGGAACTGCCAGGCGGCAAGCTCGAACCGGGCGAGAGGCCGGAAGAGGCCCTGGTCCGCGAACTCCGCGAGGAGCTCGGCGTCGAGGTCGAGCCGGGCGAACGCCTCCCCGGCGAGTGGCCGCTGAAGCCCGGATACGTCCTGCGGGTGTGGACCGCCCGGCTGCTCTCCGGCGAACCGCGCCCCCTGGAGGACCACGACGAGCTCCGCTGGCTCTCGCGGGGCGAGCTGGACTCGGTCGACTGGCTCGACCAGGACCGCCCCGCCGTCGCCGAGGCCGCGCTGAGACTGCCGGCGGCCCCCGCCGACGGAGCGCGCGACTGA
- a CDS encoding SPOR domain-containing protein, producing the protein MTDSGPVLPWLVIRQDDNGNRYRVGRYATKDEAQKIADSLDDRGHKQLYWVERIGSPAL; encoded by the coding sequence ATGACCGACAGCGGCCCCGTCCTTCCCTGGCTCGTCATACGCCAGGACGACAACGGCAACCGCTACCGGGTGGGGCGGTACGCGACCAAGGACGAAGCCCAGAAGATCGCGGACAGCCTCGACGACCGCGGGCACAAGCAGCTCTACTGGGTCGAGCGCATCGGCAGTCCCGCCCTCTGA
- a CDS encoding DUF4190 domain-containing protein: MEPSQPTPPPGGGPQSGGWPAPGPYTSPGMPYAAGPYGGPPGGPGAAPYGQPPRRSTNGLAIGSLVSGIVCCLPPLGLILGLVALPQIRKKDQAGKGLAIAGIVLSAVSSLLLVVGLASGGFSSAWNGFQEGVDEASRSKSPYSLRTGQCFTDGSKGEKYATDVKVVDCARPHDGEVTGDFEVTGFDKWPGDDPIDQLAQTRCEAVNSSYALDTWKIPQDVWTYYYLPSSQSWRLGDRTVTCALATEKTSFSGSLRSDSTSLTLDQEQFLLSLNPVEKLGHEEPEDDPDEDFEANRKWAGEMLAAIDSARAGVRDHDWPGTSKAALAALGKELDTASKRWGELAAAADADAYWGAYDAAWDALPEDLGADARAALGLTDARPAGEGTQA, translated from the coding sequence GTGGAGCCGAGCCAGCCGACCCCGCCTCCCGGGGGCGGACCGCAGTCCGGGGGATGGCCCGCCCCCGGCCCGTACACCTCCCCGGGAATGCCGTACGCGGCCGGCCCCTACGGCGGCCCGCCCGGGGGGCCGGGAGCCGCCCCGTACGGGCAGCCGCCGCGACGCTCCACCAACGGACTCGCCATCGGCTCCCTCGTCTCCGGCATCGTCTGCTGCCTCCCGCCCCTCGGTCTGATCCTCGGCCTCGTCGCCCTCCCGCAGATCAGGAAGAAGGACCAGGCGGGCAAGGGGCTCGCGATCGCCGGCATCGTGCTCTCCGCCGTCAGCTCCCTGCTGCTCGTCGTCGGCCTCGCGAGCGGCGGCTTCAGCTCGGCGTGGAACGGCTTCCAGGAGGGCGTGGACGAGGCCTCCCGCTCCAAGTCGCCGTACTCGCTGCGTACGGGGCAGTGCTTCACCGACGGCAGCAAGGGGGAGAAGTACGCGACGGACGTGAAGGTCGTCGACTGCGCCCGCCCGCACGACGGCGAGGTCACCGGGGACTTCGAGGTGACCGGCTTCGACAAGTGGCCCGGTGACGACCCGATCGACCAGCTCGCCCAGACGCGCTGCGAGGCGGTCAACTCGTCCTACGCGCTGGACACCTGGAAGATCCCCCAGGACGTCTGGACCTACTACTACCTGCCCAGCAGCCAGAGTTGGCGCCTCGGCGACCGGACGGTGACCTGCGCGCTCGCCACCGAGAAGACGTCGTTCAGCGGCTCCCTGCGCTCCGACTCGACCAGCCTGACCCTCGATCAGGAGCAGTTCCTGCTGAGCCTCAACCCGGTCGAGAAGCTCGGCCACGAGGAGCCGGAGGACGACCCGGACGAGGACTTCGAGGCCAACCGGAAGTGGGCCGGCGAGATGCTGGCCGCGATCGACTCGGCCCGCGCGGGCGTGCGGGACCACGACTGGCCCGGCACGTCCAAGGCCGCGCTCGCGGCGCTCGGCAAGGAGCTCGACACGGCCTCGAAGCGCTGGGGCGAGCTGGCCGCGGCGGCCGACGCGGACGCCTATTGGGGGGCGTACGACGCCGCCTGGGACGCCCTTCCCGAGGACCTGGGCGCCGACGCGCGGGCCGCGCTCGGCCTGACGGACGCACGGCCGGCGGGCGAGGGCACCCAGGCCTGA
- a CDS encoding S8 family peptidase produces the protein MSVMRTPRRRTATAAAIAVAALALGSLTALPAAAAPTAPEGVIENAGAEGTVPGSYIVTLDESAQAETAKGRAVAAKFGAKIKRTFTTAVNGYSVELSEAQARKLAADPAVKSVVQNRVFHIDGTQPSPPSWGLDRIDQRALPLNQSYTYPDSAGQGVTAYIIDTGVRITHTDFGGRASYGYDAIDNDNTAQDGHGHGTHVAGTVAGTSYGVAKKAKIVGVRVLDNSGSGTTEQVVAGIDWVTRNAVKPAVANMSLGGGVDSVLDDAVRNSIASGITYAVAAGNETDNAANHSPARVAEAITVGATTSSDAKASYSNYGSGLDLFAPGSSITSSWGTGDTATNTISGTSMATPHVAGAAALYLADNPTATPAQVSTALTTAATPNVVTSPGTGSPNKLLYVGGGTTPPPTGPKFENTADYAINDNATVESPVTVSGVTGNAPATLQVPVNIVHTYIGDLQVQLIAPDGTAYTLKAFGTGGSADNINTTYSVNASSEVANGTWKLRVTDNAAYDTGKIDSWALQF, from the coding sequence ATGTCAGTGATGCGTACACCGCGTCGCCGGACGGCCACCGCCGCGGCCATCGCCGTCGCCGCCCTCGCCCTCGGCTCCCTCACCGCCCTCCCGGCGGCCGCCGCGCCGACCGCCCCCGAAGGCGTCATCGAGAACGCCGGCGCCGAGGGCACCGTCCCGGGCAGCTACATCGTCACCCTCGACGAGTCCGCGCAGGCGGAGACCGCCAAGGGCCGGGCCGTCGCCGCCAAGTTCGGCGCGAAGATCAAGCGGACCTTCACCACGGCGGTCAACGGCTACTCCGTCGAGCTCTCCGAGGCGCAGGCGCGGAAGCTGGCGGCCGACCCGGCCGTGAAGTCCGTCGTCCAGAACCGCGTCTTCCACATCGACGGCACCCAGCCCTCCCCGCCCTCCTGGGGCCTGGACCGGATCGACCAGCGGGCCCTTCCGCTGAACCAGAGCTACACCTACCCGGACTCCGCGGGCCAGGGCGTCACGGCGTACATCATCGACACCGGCGTCCGCATCACCCACACCGACTTCGGCGGCCGCGCCTCCTACGGCTACGACGCCATCGACAACGACAACACCGCCCAGGACGGCCACGGCCACGGCACCCACGTGGCCGGCACCGTCGCGGGCACGTCGTACGGCGTCGCCAAGAAGGCGAAGATCGTCGGCGTCCGCGTCCTCGACAACTCCGGCTCCGGCACGACCGAGCAGGTCGTCGCGGGCATCGACTGGGTCACGCGGAACGCCGTCAAGCCGGCCGTCGCCAACATGAGCCTCGGCGGCGGCGTCGACTCCGTCCTCGACGACGCCGTCCGGAACTCGATCGCCTCCGGCATCACCTACGCGGTCGCCGCCGGCAACGAGACCGACAACGCCGCCAACCACTCGCCCGCGCGCGTGGCCGAGGCCATCACCGTCGGCGCCACCACGTCGAGCGACGCCAAGGCCAGCTACTCCAACTACGGCAGCGGCCTCGACCTCTTCGCCCCGGGCTCCTCCATCACCTCGTCCTGGGGCACCGGCGACACCGCCACCAACACCATCTCCGGCACGTCGATGGCGACCCCGCACGTCGCCGGCGCCGCCGCCCTCTACCTGGCGGACAACCCGACGGCGACCCCGGCACAGGTCTCTACGGCCCTGACGACCGCCGCCACCCCGAACGTCGTCACCAGCCCCGGCACCGGCTCCCCGAACAAGCTGCTGTACGTCGGCGGCGGCACCACCCCGCCGCCCACCGGCCCGAAGTTCGAGAACACCGCGGACTACGCGATCAACGACAACGCGACCGTCGAGTCCCCGGTCACCGTCAGCGGCGTCACGGGCAACGCCCCCGCCACCCTCCAGGTGCCCGTGAACATCGTCCACACCTACATCGGTGACCTCCAGGTCCAGCTGATCGCCCCCGACGGCACGGCGTACACGCTGAAGGCCTTCGGCACCGGCGGCAGCGCGGACAACATCAACACCACGTACAGCGTGAACGCCTCCTCGGAGGTCGCCAACGGCACGTGGAAGCTGCGGGTCACGGACAACGCGGCCTACGACACCGGGAAGATCGACTCCTGGGCCCTGCAGTTCTGA